A region of Tigriopus californicus strain San Diego chromosome 7, Tcal_SD_v2.1, whole genome shotgun sequence DNA encodes the following proteins:
- the LOC131883875 gene encoding uncharacterized protein LOC131883875, with the protein MVLATFWFWIHSMLWPNHGIAPPIFPNATEFMVIGAGLQRTGTFSTRIALSKLLDGKCYHGFVGSMGWDSDFWLRATYNNLTDNDWHAVLPGQGYKAGVGEPISLFYEDLMRIFPEAKVILTQRASEKWYKSMTKAIIEPRNFLEEPPISWFFGFLGIVHAKQVMANLREEIRIKRKLNYTSWTAVEAGPDVAMDFFNEWNRQVIQKVPKERLLIYDVKEGWEPLCRFLNLPIPDEPFPRLNDYGTIEATVKGSYYGIVLGLPLSVILLLVWKSRCGKDLLHLVPKFLGRFIYGVAFCLGSKCLKTMKSASKAQKPPILKL; encoded by the coding sequence ATGGTGTTGGCAACGTTCTGGTTTTGGATACATTCCATGCTTTGGCCTAACCACGGCATTGCACCTCCCATCTTTCCCAATGCCACAGAATTCATGGTTATTGGGGCCGGTCTCCAAAGAACTGGAACATTTTCTACTCGAATAGCTCTGTCTAAGCTTTTGGATGGCAAGTGTTATCATGGGTTTGTGGGTTCCATGGGTTGGGATAGTGACTTTTGGCTCCGGGCAACCTATAATAATCTTACCGACAACGACTGGCACGCCGTCTTACCAGGACAAGGGTACAAGGCCGGGGTAGGCGAGCCAATCAGTCTTTTTTACGAAGACCTCATGAGAATATTTCCCGAAGCAAAAGTGATATTGACGCAACGTGCGTCAGAAAAGTGGTACAAATCAATGACCAAAGCCATTATTGAGCCACGAAATTTCCTGGAGGAACCTCCGATATCCTGGTTTTTTGGGTTCTTAGGAATTGTCCATGCCAAGCAAGTCATGGCAAATCTTCGTGAGGAAATTCGAATCAAACGGAAGCTGAACTACACGTCTTGGACAGCTGTGGAGGCAGGACCCGATGTTGCAATGGACTTCTTTAATGAGTGGAACCGGCAAGTGATCCAAAAGGTTCCAAAGGAGAGACTATTGATTTACGACGTCAAAGAAGGCTGGGAACCATTGTGCCGTTTTCTGAACCTCCCAATTCCGGACGAACCTTTTCCCAGACTGAATGACTACGGAACCATTGAAGCCACTGTCAAAGGGAGTTATTATGGAATTGTCCTTGGACTCCCATTGTCTGTGATATTGCTATTAGTTTGGAAAAGTCGATGCGGCAAGGACCTATTGCACTTGGTGCCTAAATTCCTTGGACGGTTTATTTACGGCGTAGCATTCTGTCTTGGTTCTAAGTGCCTCAAGACCATGAAATctgcttcaaaagctcaaaaacCGCCCATTCTGAAGTTATAA
- the LOC131883874 gene encoding uncharacterized protein LOC131883874, whose product MAFRKIASLALVCSVVLAAPAPQVLTSIGTGFPFGTLRAIPTTQDHHLLHDTSVRTLPSVRSQALHLNHQNGIVQQLRTVPVNSNFFSQIDQQPQIVRTLSAAPAAATVVRASPVQETLIQEEEIEVIPQDASYNFGYSVSDAVSGDAKTRQESRDGDVVRGSYSVADPDGRIRVVEYTADKEHGFQARVTYDGEEGPPAIPIDTPAATQTVAIADSSDSSSDVVVVGARDNANDEDIQVIRTANLSTGGLTRLNSPVVVRNNAQHVLHNAPVAVRSHSSHATHSSPVTLTQSGFPAATRFVQIQGGQGFGGLRAIPFSNGAQFIQI is encoded by the exons ATGGCCTTCAGAAAG attgcTAGCCTGGCCCTGGTTTGCTCAGTGGTCTTGGCCGCACCTGCTCCCCAGGTATTGACGTCCATTGGAACTGGATTCCCCTTCGGAACTTTGAGGGCGATTCCTACAACTCAAGACCACCATTTGCTTCACGACACCAGCGTCCGAACCCTTCCTTCAGTGAGATCGCAAGCACTTCACTTGAACCATCAAAATGGCATTGTTCAACAACTCAGAACTGTGCCCGTCAATTCAAACTTCTTCAGTCAAATCGATCAGCAACCGCAAATTGTCCGCACATTATCCGCCGCACCCGCCGCTGCTACTGTTGTTCGAGCCTCTCCCGTGCAAGAAACCCTTATTCAAGAGGAAGAGATCGAAGTGATTCCTCAAGATGCTTCCTATAACTTTGGATATTCCGTGAGCGATGCCGTCTCCGGCGATGCTAAGACCCGTCAAGAGAGCCGTGACGGGGATGTCGTCCGAGGATCCTACTCGGTGGCCGATCCCGACGGTCGTATCCGAGTGGTTGAGTACACTGCTGACAAGGAACACGGATTCCAAGCCCGTGTGACTTATGACGGCGAAGAGGGACCCCCCGCCATTCCCATTGACACCCCTGCTGCTACTCAAACCGTAGCTATCGCAGACTCCTCCGATAGCTCATCCgatgttgttgtggttggcGCTCGTGATAACGCTAACGACGAGGACATTCAGGTCATCAGAACTGCCAATTTGAGCACCGGAG GTCTAACTCGCTTGAATTCTCCCGTTGTTGTGCGCAATAATGCCCAACACGTTCTCCATAATGCTCCCGTCGCCGTGCGTAGCCATTCCAGCCATGCAACCCATTCTAGCCCCGTGACATTGACTCAGTCTGGTTTCCCTGCCGCCACTCGTTTCGTCCAGATCCAAGGCGGTCAAGGCTTTGGTGGCCTTCGAGCTATTCCCTTCTCCAACGGCGCTCAGTTCATTCAAATCTAA